A genomic window from Phoenix dactylifera cultivar Barhee BC4 unplaced genomic scaffold, palm_55x_up_171113_PBpolish2nd_filt_p 000007F, whole genome shotgun sequence includes:
- the LOC103712300 gene encoding BTB/POZ domain-containing protein At3g50780-like: protein MADFRARRLEPGQTKFRNVPIAVTPEGFWCCPSPAVLQKTLKNHNHQNKQKGSPPPLKDPSLQKAPTPPTENIPLPNQLRSRAVLDDQRCMTPDASAASPTKAPERPPKPNGENQKRKICVGFGQPETSDLKVILFGKEGIAVRIGVHRNILAEHSSFFADKLSRQSPVPYIEIMDCEDVEIYVETVGLMYCKEVKHRLIKQSVPRVLRILKVAESLGYRSCIKSCLDFLEAVPWVGEEEENVVISIRHLQNDNYGVNPILKRVSSDISNPPNDTLARILELVLKSNEDRGRREMKSLVLKLLKENSLWTNGSADICIETLYSSCHNCLDSLLALFREASEPGFADKSLESKDPVVRQIALGADNLLWLVEILADRHIAGEFAVMWSSQNELSELHSKLPIVSRHPVSCITARLFVAIGRGEVLPSMDTRQLLLHVWLQPLIDDYSWLQHVCRSFDRKVVEEGIGQTILTLPLEDQQNILLSWFGSFLKVGDNCPNLQRAFEVWWRRTFIRPYVEQQGNLAQSARS from the exons ATGGCTGATTTTAGAGCTAGAAGGCTTGAACCGGGTCAGACGAAGTTCAGAAATGTTCCCATTGCGGTGACTCCGGAAGGGTTCTGGTGTTGCCCTTCTCCTGCTGTACTTCAAAAGACTCTCaaaaatcataatcatcaaaataaacaaaaggGGTCACCACCACCATTGAAGGATCCTTCGCTTCAGAAGGCTCCAACTCCCCCAACAGAAAATATACCACTTCCTAACCAGTTAAGATCTAGGGCTGTTTTGGATGATCAGAGATGTATGACCCCGGATGCTTCTGCTGCAAGTCCAACAAAAGCTCCTGAGAGGCCACCGAAACCAAATGGTGAGAACCAAAAACGAAAGATATGTGTTGGATTCGGTCAGCCCGAGACCAGTGATTTGAAAGTCATTTTGTTCGGAAAGGAAGGGATTGCTGTGAGGATAGGTGTTCACAGGAACATTCTTGCAGAACATAGCAGCTTCTTTGCAGATAAGCTCTCTAGACAGTCTCCCGTACCATATATTGAAATAATGGACTGTGAGGATGTCGAGATTTATGTTGAGACTGTGGGATTGATGTACTGTAAAGAAGTGAAACACAGATTGATCAAGCAAAGTGTTCCACGTGTACTCCGCATTCTAAAG GTTGCAGAATCACTTGGCTACCGTTCGTGCATCAAATCATGCTTAGATTTCCTGGAAGCAGTCCCTTGggttggagaagaagaagaaaatgtggTAATATCTATCCGACATCTTCAGAATGATAATTATGGAGTCAATCCTATACTGAAACGAGTATCTTCTGATATCTCCAATCCTCCTAATGATACACTTGCTCGTATATTGGAGCTGGTCCTCAAAAGCAACGAGGATCGAGGTCGGCGAGAGATGAAATCCTTAGTGTTGAAGCTTTTGAAGGAAAATAGTCTTTGGACCAATGGATCTGCAGATATATGCATTGAAACTTTATACAGTTCATGCCACAACTGCTTAGACTCGCTATTAGCTCTTTTCAGAGAAGCATCTGAACCTGGTTTTGCAGATAAATCTTTGGAAAGCAAAGATCCTGTTGTTCGGCAGATAGCTCTCGGGGCAGATAATCTTCTTTGGTTAGTTGAGATTTTGGCTGACAGGCATATAGCAGGTGAGTTTGCAGTGATGTGGAGTAGCCAGAATGAGCTATCTGAATTACACTCAAAGCTACCAATTGTGTCACGTCACCCAGTGAGCTGCATCACAGCTAGGCTTTTTGTTGCAATTGGAAGAGGAGAGGTGCTTCCATCAATGGACACTCGCCAGCTGCTGTTACATGTTTGGTTGCAGCCGCTTATTGATGACTACAGTTGGTTACAGCATGTATGTAGATCATTTGATCGAAAGGTTGTGGAGGAAGGAATTGGTCAAACCATTCTTACACTTCCTTTGGAAGATCAGCAGAATATTTTGCTCTCATGGTTCGGAAGTTTCTTAAAGGTTGGCGATAACTGCCCAAATCTTCAGAGAGCCTTTGAGGTCTGGTGGAGGAGGACTTTCATAAGGCCATATGTTGAACAGCAGGGAAACCTTGCGCAATCAGCTAGAAGTTGA
- the LOC120104544 gene encoding uncharacterized protein LOC120104544, which produces MDDDRRPPSPEPSERSVSPDTPRSAAGQAGLAGVYQLMAQVLQQQQMMQLAAMPSADSCYERFRRLNPPTFEGGSDPMAAETWIREIEKMFRALHFPDEVTVQLATSMLTGNAEYWWTAMETAYAVDRLTWRDFKRMFYNQYFPDSVHLAKQNEFLTLTQTDQMSVLEYANKFNELGRFCPQFMEDERSKVNRFEQGLRMPVLAIKW; this is translated from the exons ATGGATGACGACCGGAGACCACCCTCCCCGGAGCCCAGCGAGCGGTCAGTTTCCCCGGATACTCCACGGTCTGCAGCAGGTCAGGCAGGCCTAGCCGGAGTGTATCAGCTTATGGCGCAAGTGCTGCAACAGCAGCAGATGATGCAGTTGGCCGCTATGCCATCAGCAGACTCCTGCTATGAGAGGTTCCGCCGACTGAACCCCCCGACCTTTGAGGGTGGGTCTGACCCTATGGCGGCTGAAACATGGATCCGGGAGATAGAAAAGATGTTCCGAGCCCTCCACTTTCCTGATGAGGTGACAGTCCAGCTGGCGACCTCTATGCTGACAGGAAACGCCGAATACTGGTGGACGGCCATGGAGACGGCTTATGCCGTTGACAGACTCACCTGGAGGGACTTTAAGAGGATGTTTTACAATCAATACTTTCCGGACTCAGTGCACCTGGCGAAgcagaatgagtttttgacactaACCCAGACTGACCAGATGTCCGTTCTGGAGTACGCCAATAAATTTAACGAACTGGGACGATtttgcccccagttcatggaggatGAGAGAAGTAAGGTGAACCGGTTTGAGCAGGGATTGAG GATGCCAGTGCTAGCGATcaagtggtga
- the LOC103712298 gene encoding BEL1-like homeodomain protein 4, which translates to MDHIAQQSRRDKLRVQGFEATTLHPLDQIEDKRLDLGAYEHTRTGNILSDMFNFSAPGLASQISGIDRLPPRPVPEFSGEWYGDNRQGVVMGSNFSSLGDTAADSATVQLLLMNMPSHEPHPRSTTFGDGSFSGGVVENRGLSLSLSSSLHELEMGGVSVVRNSSFVRAATELLEEVCSVWREHLKGRRSRKQIYSSNPNNNPSFAGANGASSSAAVGSSSSPKYLPSLSSADRFAHQRKKAKLLSMLDEVDKRYNHYCNQMQMVVNSFDSVMGFGAATPYIGLGHKAMSRHFRCIKDAISKQLKQVHELLGEKEEGSTSGITKGETPRLRLLEQSLRQRRPYHQIGMIESEAWRPQRGLPERSVNILRAWLFEHFLHPYPSDADKQQLARQTGLSRNQVSNWFINARVRLWKPMVEEIYQQEAKEKVATRREDKKDGQGVRPQSPPQNNSPQGQGPEANLTDSPAAAAAHQSNDDAILIGTDTPASAMDLCGADMEPMDDLCGTAAATALGSGVRLGAAGDVSLTLGLRHSGNSSEKHWFYG; encoded by the exons ATGGATCACATAGCTCAACAGAGCCGGAGGGACAAGCTGAGGGTGCAAGGATTTGAAGCCACCACTCTGCACCCACTGGACCAGATTGAAGACAAAAGATTAGATCTTGGCGCCTATGAGCATACTAGGACTGGTAACATATTATCCGACATGTTCAATTTTTCAGCACCCGGATTAGCTAGCCAGATCTCCGGGATCGACCGCCTACCGCCAAGGCCGGTTCCTGAATTCTCCGGCGAGTGGTACGGGGACAACAGACAAGGGGTGGTGATGGGCAGTAATTTTAGCTCTTTGGGTGATACTGCAGCTGATTCAGCGACGGTGCAACTCTTGTTAATGAACATGCCATCTCATGAGCCACATCCGAGGTCTACTACCTTCGGAGATGGTTCATTTAGTGGGGGAGTGGTAGAAAACCGAGGGCTATCTCTATCGCTCTCTTCATCTCTTCACGAACTAGAGATGGGTGGAGTGAGTGTGGTAAGGAATTCAAGTTTTGTGAGGGCTGCTACAGAGCTGTTAGAAGAGGTCTGCAGTGTGTGGAGGGAGcacttgaaggggagaaggTCAAGAAAGCAAATTTACTCCTCAAACCCTAACAATAATCCTAGCTTTGCAGGTGCTAATGGCGCTTCTTCTAGTGCTGCTGTtgggtcttcttcctcccctaaGTATCTGCCATCCTTGTCTTCTGCTGATAGGTTTGCGCACCAAAGGAAGAAGGCCAAGCTTTTGTCCATGCTTGATGAG GTGGATAAGAGATACAATCACTACTGTAACCAGATGCAGATGGTAGTGAACTCCTTTGATTCAGTGATGGGCTTCGGAGCTGCAACACCATACATAGGCCTTGGTCACAAGGCCATGTCACGGCACTTCCGCTGCATCAAGGATGCAATCAGTAAGCAATTGAAGCAAGTGCATGAACTCCttggagagaaagaagaaggtagCACTTCAGGAATCACTAAAGGGGAGACCCCAAGGCTTAGGTTGCTTGAACAAAGCCTGAGGCAGCGTCGACCATATCACCAGATTGGAATGATAGAATCCGAAGCTTGGAGGCCTCAGCGAGGCTTACCTGAACGTTCCGTGAATATTTTGAGAGCATGGCTCTTTGAGCACTTCCTTCACCC GTATCCAAGTGATGCAGATAAACAACAATTGGCAAGACAGACAGGTCTGTCTAGAAATCAG GTCTCCAACTGGTTTATAAACGCAAGGGTGCGGCTGTGGAAGCCCATGGTGGAAGAGATCTATCAACAGGAGGCCAAGGAAAAGGTGGCGACAAGGAGAGAAGACAAGAAGGACGGACAGGGAGTAAGGCCACAATCACCACCCCAGAATAATTCACCACAAGGCCAGGGACCAGAAGCCAACTTAACTGATAGCCCAGCGGCGGCCGCAGCCCATCAATCTAACGACGACGCCATCCTCATCGGCACCGATACACCCGCCTCCGCAATGGACCTTTGTGGGGCAGACATGGAACCCATGGATGACTTGTGTGGGACCGCTGCAGCCACCGCACTGGGGTCCGGTGTGCGTCTTGGTGCAGCCGGAGATGTATCGCTAACTCTCGGCCTCCGGCATTCTGGGAACTCGTCGGAAAAGCACTGGTTTTATGGTTAA